A window of Chlamydiales bacterium genomic DNA:
TGGAAAGTGATCTACACGCACTTAAAAATGATAAGCTAAATGAAAAAACAAAGAGCGTGCGTCTTGATATTCAAGGCATTGTATCTAGATTAAAAAAAGTTATGCTGGATTTAGAAAAATTTGTTTCTAAAGAGTTTTTTGAAAACCATGTAAAATGGATGGAAATGCGCAGCTTTAGATCTGTGACAAACATGTTTCTAGTAGGCGCAGATTTAAATATAGCAAAAGTGTTACAAGAAGCACTTTTTAACCCATTTTCTACGATCGTTCTTTGTAGTGCAACACTTACGACGAACAAATCTTTTCATTTTATTAAAAAGCGCTTAGGACTTATTGAAACAGATAAAAAAGTGATAGAAAAAGTATATGACTCGCCCTTCAATTATGCAGAGCAGGCGTTGTTAGTCATTCCTAAGGACGTTCCTTTTCCAAACGATAAGGATTTTGTTGAAAAGGCATCGGAAATCATTTGGAACGCATTGCAGGCAAGTCAAGGTCAAGCATTTATTCTTTTTACATCGTTTCAGATGCTGCAGAAGTGTCATGCTTGTCTTAAGGATAGGCTTGTGCAAGCGCGCTACCCCATCTTTGTTCAAGGAGAAGGGATGCGCAAAGCTATGTTAGATGATTTTAAAAAGACAAAGCACTCAGTTCTTTTTGGTACAGATTCTTTTTGGGAAGGCGTGGATGTCGTAGGAGATGCTCTTCGCTGTGTCATTATCATGAAATTGCCCTTCAAAGTGCCCAGTGAGCCGATCATTCAAGCAAGAAGTGAGATGATAGAAAAAGAAGGTGGAGATCCTTTTATGGATTATTCTGTGCCAAGTGCTATTGTAAAGTTTAAGCAGGGATTTGGAAGGCTTATACGTAATCGCAAAGATAGAGGCTGCGTTGTTTGTTTAGATGCGCGCCTTTTAAATAAAGCTTATGGCAAGCTTTTTTTGCAGAGCCTGCCTGCTTGTGCTACATGCTTTGAAGAGAGCTCTCTCATCCAAGAAAAAATGAAAGCCTTTTACTATAGAAAAAAGGCTAATAACTTTTAGCAAAGATAGCATCGAGTGTTGCAGGTTTGCCTGTCAAAATGCAAGTGCCTGTTGTACCGCTTTGTTTGATGGGTAAACAGCGAATAGAGAGCTTGTGTTCGTCGAGTAGCTTTTCACTTGCTTCATCTTTGCACCATTTTGCAAGAACAAATCCGCCATGAATTTCTGGGTTTTCCAGGTTTTTTGGTGTAAAGAAGCGTATGAGTTCTTCAAGAGTAGTAATATCGGTTTTAATGTTTGCATCCCTTAGTTGAAGGGCTTTTTGGAAGTAGTGATCTTGAATTTCTTGGAGTAATAAAGTTGCAGATTTTCCAATTTGATTGAAGGGTACAGAAGTCTTTTCTTTATGTGATTGATCGCGCCTTGCAACCATCATCGTTTGGGCTTCCAAGTCGCGAGGACCTACTTCTATGCGTAAAGGTACCCCCTTTTTTATCCATTCCCAATTTTTTTCACCACCGCGCTTATCACGTTTGTCGACAATAACGGAGAGAAATTCGCCATAAAATTTTTCTTTTCTAAGTTCACTGGCAATTCTTTCTGCATAAGCAAGGACAGCTTCTTCTAGTTCAGGTTTTGGCACAAAGGGTATGATGACAATTTGCTTGGATGCAATGCGTGGTGGAAGTCTGAGACCATTATCATCTCCATGACACATGATGAGAGCTCCAATTGTTCTGGTAGTCATTCCCCAGGATGTGGTGTAAGCATGTTGCATGCTTCCTTCTTTGTTGCTAAAGCGAATATTTGCAGCTTTTGCAAAGTTTTGGCCTAGATAGTGAGAGGTTCCTGCTTGAAGAGCTTTTCTATCTTGCATCATAGCTTCGACAGTGTAGGTGTTGAGAGCTCCTGGGAAACGCTCTCCTGGAGATTTCTCTCCGACAATCACGGGTATAGCAAGCACATCTTCTAAAAATGAGCGGTAAACTTCTAGCATGGTGAGTGTTTCGCAAATAGCCTCATCTTCATTTGCGTGTGCAGTGTGTCCTTCCTGCCATAAGAATTCAGTTGTGCGTAAGAAAATACGTGGACGCATCTCCCAGCGCACCACATTGGCCCATTGATTGATTAAAAGAGGTAAGTCTCGATAAGATTCAACCCAGCGAGAAAAAGACTCTCCAATAATTGTCTCAGACGTAGGGCGAACGATAAGGGGTTCTTCTAACTCCCCTGCTGGAATGAGTTTTCCATTTTTTTCTTCCAATCTGTGGTGTGTGATTATAGCACACTCTTTGGCAAATCCAGCAACATGAGAGGCTTCCTTTTCAAGGTAGCTTAAAGGGATAAAGAGTGGAAAATAAGCGTTTTGATGTCCTGTTTCTTTAATGCGTCTATCAAGTTCTTTTTGTATGTTTTCCCAGATGGCGTAACCCCAAGGCTTTATAACCATACAGCCACGTACGGGGGAGTTTTCTGCCATATCGGCATGTTTAATTATTTGTTGATACCATTCGGGGTAATTTTCATGGCGCTTGGGAGTAATTGCTGTTTGTTCGTCTTCTTTTGTCATTATACATCTCAATAATAAATGAGGCTATCATAACAACTAAAACGATTTATACACAAACAAGTTCTTATTTAACGCATGTTACGCAAGAGCCTATTTTAAAGTTTTTGCATAACAAACATGAGTTATTTAAGAAGAGTGTTGTCTTTCCAAGAGCGGATGATCATTTTCATCTCATAAGTTAAATCATCTGAGAAGATAGGATCGGAAGAGAGGTTTTTAAAGATAGTTCTTTCTTCTTGTGCCTTGAGCCCTTCACACATTAGGATAAGGTAGGTTGCAAGCTGTGGATGCGCTACAATTGAATGGGCTTGCAGCTGTTGTAGTGCTAGAGGGGCAATCTCTTCATCCTCTGAAAAATAGGTGAGAGCCATAGCAGCTTTTTCATTGTCAAGAGTAATAGGACGGGAAATAAGTGCTTGGATAAGAAAGTTTTTTGCAGAGGCTCCTATATTTTTAAGAGCTTCGAGTATAGCTTCTTCAATAAAGAACCCTTCCCTTCCAAGAGTTTCAAAAAGGGGGATGATGGCTGATTCATGACCGATTTTCCCAAGGGCAATTGCAGCAAGTTCTGGGCCATAGCCATATCCTGGGAAAAGAGGATCTAGGAATTCTTCTGTTGTCAGTAAATTAATAAGGCCAGGTAGCATGGAAGAACCCTCTTTTACTATGGCCGCAACTTCTTTTTCTGGAATTTCTTCTTCTGATAGGATAAGGTCTGCAATTAGTTTTAAATGGGAGTTTTCGCTTGTTTCTGTTTCATATAGATCTCTAAGTTGCTTGTATGCAGTTTTTGCTCTAGCAACGCTTTCTGCATCTTTTCCAGAGAGCAATAGAGGGCTTAAATTTTGCTGCCCTATCTCTTCTGCGTGGGCAAGATAGGAAATGCGCTCTAAAGGTATTTCTACAAGAGCTCCTTTTCCTTCTTGCGCATAGTAGTCGATCATAAATGAGAATTTACCACTAAAGTGAGCGTCTCTATGCATCAAGATGGTGCAATCGATGTCATCTGCTAAAGGATAGCTGTCAAATAAAATAGCGTTGTCGTCGTTCATGAGTTTTTAATTTTGTTGAAAAATTCAGATGCGTTGTAACTAGAGCGAACAAATGGTCCTGAATAGATATGAGGAATGCCTATTTGATGGCCATACTCTTCATAGTGTTTAAATTGTTCTGGTGTAACAAAAGATTTGACTAAAAGTTTTTTCTTGTCTGGTTGAAGGTATTGCCCGATTGTAACGATAGAGCAGCCTGCATGCTTTAAATCTAAAAGAGTTTCTTTTACCTGTTCCTCTGTCTCTCCAAGACCTACCATGATGCCAGATTTTACATGTATCGATGGATCTTTTATTTTAACATAGGAAAGAAGAGTAAGAGTTCTTTCATAACTTGCTTTATGGCGCACTCTTGGTGTTAATTCTTTTACAGTTTCAATGTTATGGTTGTAAATTTCTGGCTTTGCTTCAATTACAGTGTCAATAGCTGTATAGTTGAGAGAAAAATCGGATGTAAGAACTTCAATACTAGTATCAAGGCAGGTATTTCTTACTTCTTTCATGATAGCAACAAGATGGTGAGCTCCCCCATCTGGAAGATCATCTCTTGCAACCATTGTGATGACTACGTGTTTAAGGCCAAGTTCTTTTATAGAAAGAGCAATTCTTGTGGGCTCTTCTGGATCGAGTGGTTTGGGAGCCTTTGAAAAGTCAATATCGCAAAAGCCGCAATTTCTTGTGCACTCTTTACCCATAGCAAGAAAAGTAGCTGTCTTTTTTGACCAGCACTCAATTAAGTTAGGACATTTTGCTTCTTCGCAAACGGTATGAAGGCGGTGTTTTGTGAGTACGAGACCCGTTGTTGCAAGAGAGCCTCCCTTTGGCAGTTTTCTATGCAACCAAGAGGGAAATCTTCCAGGTCCAACGACACTTTCTTCTTCTTTTTTTTCTGTATGTGAGGGCAAAACATTTAATTTATGTTTCATAAGACTTTAAACCGAAGCCTTTTTTTGAGGTGGAAAATGAATAGGTGTTCCCGTTGCAATAAGAGCTGCTTCCAACCAGCTTTCTGCTGTTGTTGGATGCGCATGGATAGTTTCTGTAATGCTTTCGAGAGTAAGTTCATTTTGAATTGCAAGAACCATGGGAGCAATTAAAATAGATGCTTCATGACCTATGACTTGGGCACCTAAGATACGGCCTGTTTTCTCTTCAAAAACAAGTTGCGAAAATCCTTCTGTATGTATGCTTGCAATAGACTTTCCAAGTGCTTGGAAAGGAAATTTTGAAGAGTTTGCTTTAAAGCCCATTTCAATGGCTTTTTCAAGGGTAAGACCAACGGTTGCAATTTCTGGATTTGTAAAAATTACATTGGGAACCGCTTCATAATGCATTTCTGTTTTTTTCCCAATAGCATTTGCTGCAGCGACAATACCTTGATGAGAGGCTACGTGTGCAAGCATTACTTTTGCTGTAATATCGCCTATTGCAAATATATGCGGAACGCTTGTTTGCATATGTTTATTCACAGGAATGGCTCCATTATCTTCTACCATAACACCTGCCTTTTCAAGGCCGATACCATAAGTATTAAGGGATCTTCCAACGGCAACAAGGGCCATATCTGCGTGAATAGGCTCTTTAGAATCTAGCGTTACTGTAACACCCTCATGCGTGGTATCGATACCTTTGACAGTTACTTGCGTATGGAATTGAATCCCTTTTTTTGCAAATAGAGCGCTTAAATTACTTGCAACTGATTTGTCTTCTAGGGGTAAAAGGGATTGAAGAGCTTCTAATATAACAACTTCTACTCCAAGTTCTGCAAAAAGAGAGGCAAATTCACAGCCTATGACACCACCACCCACGATAACTAATTTTTTTGGTAGGGAAGTAAGTTCTAAAATAGAGGTGGAATCATGAATTTTTTTATGGTCAAAGGGAAAGGCTTTAATATTTTTAGGAGAAGATCCTGTTGCTATGATGATCTGTTCTGCTTCAATAATTTCATTATTTTGCCCGGATACTTTGATTTCGTGAGGAGAAATAAAGGAGCCTGTTCCCCTAATAATGGTTACTTTGTGAGAGGTAATAAGACCTTCTAGACTTTTTTTTATTTTTGCTACAATTTCATTTTTTCGTGCATTCATAGCCGCATAATCAAAAGTTATAGAGCCAACATGGATGCCAAATTTTTCTGCGTTGCGAACTTGATGAAGGACATCTGCACTTGCAAGAAGAGTTTTTGTTGGAATGCATCCCCAATTTAGGCAAGTACCTCCCACGTGTTCTTTTTCGATAAGTGCAACGGAAGCGCCACTTGCTGCTGCGCGGATAGCTGCAACGTAGCCGCCCGGACCACCACCAATGATTGCAACTTTAAATTTTCTTTTTGTCTCCACTGCTTTTTCCTCCATTGCCAGATGATTGAGCAGATGATACCATGTTTTTCTTCCTTCCTGCAAGCACACATTTAATGCCAAAATTTCCACGCTCTCGCCAGCCTATGTAAAAGTCAAAGAGTCTTCCATAATCAAGCCTTAGAGAAACAAAGGGTTTCCAGCTGTGAAAGCCTATGAAAAAGCTGGTGCTTTCTCCTGCAAAAACGGTATGCGCTTTTTTGTGGTATTTTAATAAATCGCACCCTTCTCTTGCGAGTTTGATGAGTGCAAATTCATCATTTTGTTTGTCTGCGCTGCCAATGACATAAAAGCAGAAGTTATGCATAGGGTTGCGCCACCACCATAAAAAGGCTCTTTTTGAGCAAATTTTTTCTTGAGTCCAATTTCCAGCAGAGGGTTTTTCTCCATAAATTCCATCATCATCGTTTCCAAAAAATGCCCATGTGAGCCATGTTCCAGGGTTGCGTATGTGATATCTATTTTTAGGAATGTATTTGTAAGCCCCATATTGGCAAGGAAGTTCTCCTTGGTGTACAGAAACTGTGCTTTTTATTTGAGGTACGCCTTGATTCTTATTATGGTTGCAATGATGGCAAGATGTAAGCAATAAGATCAAAGCGGTAAATATAAAATATTTGGATAGTTGCATGAAAATAAGAATTAAGTACATTATGTAATTTTAAGATTCGCTATATAGTAATACGCATGAACTCTAAAAGAAATAAAAAACTTTGCTGGAACTGTGAAGGTGAAATTGATAAAGATGCAATTCATTGTCTTTTTTGCGGTACAGAACTGATGGATCAGGAAAAAATAGCTTCTAAAGAGCCACCAGAACCACCATATCGACAAAAGCGCCCTCCTAAAAGTAAGGAAGAGGTAAAAGAAAAGGTGCAAGTTCTTCAAGAACCTATTCAAGAAGTTCAAAATGAAAGTACGTTTTCTTTTATTTTGTTGTTAATGGGCGCTGTATTTTTTGCATTCTCATTTTTTCTTTTATTTTTTGAGAACAAGGGTATTTTAACACTCTCTTGGAATGCAAGCTACTGGTTTGTCTATCTTATTATCTCGGCGCCACTTTTTTTCTTTGGCTGGAAAATATTAAAATAATATTTAATTCCCTGTAGATTTGTAGTGCCAAACACCCATTTTCCAAAACTGTAAAGATAAAAAAAGAAACAATACTCCAGCTAAAGGCGTACTTACCCCAAGCCAAAAGGGAAGAGTACCTTTGTGCAGCATTGTAGCAATAGGATAGTAGCCAACACAGGCCAGGGGTACTAGAAAAGTAAAAAACCATTGAAAGCCTTGCTTGTAGAGCGACATAGGGTATTGCCCAGACTCTACACTACCATATGTTAAAACATTCATGAGCTCTAAAGTTTCGATAGTCCAAAAGGATAGGGCTGCTTGTATGACAAAAAGTGCATAAAAAAAGATAACAGTTCCAAAAATTGCAAAAAGGATGATAAAAAAGGCAGTCCAAGGAAGCTCAAGAGTTATAAAACCCCAGCAAAGAACGGTTAGGCCCTGCAAGAGCCTTCCAAGACGCATGAGGTGTATTTCACGAGATGCAACTTGCAAGATAATACTACAAGGTCTTAAAAGTATACGATCAAATGTTCCTGCTCTTACCATTCTATGAAAGGTGTCAAAGCCCCTAGCTATACATTCAGCTATAGCAAAGCCTATGTGAATAGTTCCGTAGATGATGGCAACTTCTGCAAGAGTCCATCCTTGCACCATTTTAAAGCGATCAAATAACACCCATATCCCAGAAATCTCTATAAACGTAGAAATAAAAAGTGCAAAAGTGCTCATCAAAAAAGAAGCTCTATGCTGCATTTGCTCTTTTAATGCGATGTGGGCTAGTCTGAAATATAAAAGCATGAAATTTAGCCTCCGTGGATGACAAATTTTTTAA
This region includes:
- the lpdA gene encoding dihydrolipoyl dehydrogenase yields the protein METKRKFKVAIIGGGPGGYVAAIRAAASGASVALIEKEHVGGTCLNWGCIPTKTLLASADVLHQVRNAEKFGIHVGSITFDYAAMNARKNEIVAKIKKSLEGLITSHKVTIIRGTGSFISPHEIKVSGQNNEIIEAEQIIIATGSSPKNIKAFPFDHKKIHDSTSILELTSLPKKLVIVGGGVIGCEFASLFAELGVEVVILEALQSLLPLEDKSVASNLSALFAKKGIQFHTQVTVKGIDTTHEGVTVTLDSKEPIHADMALVAVGRSLNTYGIGLEKAGVMVEDNGAIPVNKHMQTSVPHIFAIGDITAKVMLAHVASHQGIVAAANAIGKKTEMHYEAVPNVIFTNPEIATVGLTLEKAIEMGFKANSSKFPFQALGKSIASIHTEGFSQLVFEEKTGRILGAQVIGHEASILIAPMVLAIQNELTLESITETIHAHPTTAESWLEAALIATGTPIHFPPQKKASV
- a CDS encoding ABC-2 family transporter protein; this encodes MQHRASFLMSTFALFISTFIEISGIWVLFDRFKMVQGWTLAEVAIIYGTIHIGFAIAECIARGFDTFHRMVRAGTFDRILLRPCSIILQVASREIHLMRLGRLLQGLTVLCWGFITLELPWTAFFIILFAIFGTVIFFYALFVIQAALSFWTIETLELMNVLTYGSVESGQYPMSLYKQGFQWFFTFLVPLACVGYYPIATMLHKGTLPFWLGVSTPLAGVLFLFLSLQFWKMGVWHYKSTGN
- a CDS encoding zinc ribbon domain-containing protein, with translation MNSKRNKKLCWNCEGEIDKDAIHCLFCGTELMDQEKIASKEPPEPPYRQKRPPKSKEEVKEKVQVLQEPIQEVQNESTFSFILLLMGAVFFAFSFFLLFFENKGILTLSWNASYWFVYLIISAPLFFFGWKILK
- a CDS encoding HEAT repeat domain-containing protein, with product MNDDNAILFDSYPLADDIDCTILMHRDAHFSGKFSFMIDYYAQEGKGALVEIPLERISYLAHAEEIGQQNLSPLLLSGKDAESVARAKTAYKQLRDLYETETSENSHLKLIADLILSEEEIPEKEVAAIVKEGSSMLPGLINLLTTEEFLDPLFPGYGYGPELAAIALGKIGHESAIIPLFETLGREGFFIEEAILEALKNIGASAKNFLIQALISRPITLDNEKAAMALTYFSEDEEIAPLALQQLQAHSIVAHPQLATYLILMCEGLKAQEERTIFKNLSSDPIFSDDLTYEMKMIIRSWKDNTLLK
- the proS gene encoding proline--tRNA ligase, which encodes MTKEDEQTAITPKRHENYPEWYQQIIKHADMAENSPVRGCMVIKPWGYAIWENIQKELDRRIKETGHQNAYFPLFIPLSYLEKEASHVAGFAKECAIITHHRLEEKNGKLIPAGELEEPLIVRPTSETIIGESFSRWVESYRDLPLLINQWANVVRWEMRPRIFLRTTEFLWQEGHTAHANEDEAICETLTMLEVYRSFLEDVLAIPVIVGEKSPGERFPGALNTYTVEAMMQDRKALQAGTSHYLGQNFAKAANIRFSNKEGSMQHAYTTSWGMTTRTIGALIMCHGDDNGLRLPPRIASKQIVIIPFVPKPELEEAVLAYAERIASELRKEKFYGEFLSVIVDKRDKRGGEKNWEWIKKGVPLRIEVGPRDLEAQTMMVARRDQSHKEKTSVPFNQIGKSATLLLQEIQDHYFQKALQLRDANIKTDITTLEELIRFFTPKNLENPEIHGGFVLAKWCKDEASEKLLDEHKLSIRCLPIKQSGTTGTCILTGKPATLDAIFAKSY
- the lipA gene encoding lipoyl synthase, whose protein sequence is MKHKLNVLPSHTEKKEEESVVGPGRFPSWLHRKLPKGGSLATTGLVLTKHRLHTVCEEAKCPNLIECWSKKTATFLAMGKECTRNCGFCDIDFSKAPKPLDPEEPTRIALSIKELGLKHVVITMVARDDLPDGGAHHLVAIMKEVRNTCLDTSIEVLTSDFSLNYTAIDTVIEAKPEIYNHNIETVKELTPRVRHKASYERTLTLLSYVKIKDPSIHVKSGIMVGLGETEEQVKETLLDLKHAGCSIVTIGQYLQPDKKKLLVKSFVTPEQFKHYEEYGHQIGIPHIYSGPFVRSSYNASEFFNKIKNS